AGCACCGTGGTTGGTTCTGATCGGCTGTGCGGGTCTTCTGGCTCATGCCTGCCTGACCACAGCCCTTTCATTGGCCCCCGCTTCTGTTGTGATCCCAATCGACTTTACTCGACTGCCTCTGATTGCCCTGATCGGCGCCCTGTTTTATGACGAACCAATCGGCATCGCACTCGTGCTTGGGGCGAGTCTGATTGTCATCGCAAACCTTGTTAACATTCGTGCAGAAGCAGCGAACAGCGCAAGCTAAATTCCACTGCACAACCTATGCACTAGAGCGTCGCAGCTAAATTTTGGTGCAAAATCGTGTCCTTTCCACATCGTTTGTTCGGATAAAAATGGCGCTGAGTTATCTGACCCAAGGTAACGATTGACCAATATCAAGTGCGACAAATAGCCTTGTCTTAATGTAACCCATCCAATTCGGACAGTTTGTGGTTCACGGGAGGAATGATGAACAAACTTACACTCACAACGGCTGCGCTTTTCACCGCTGCAGCAACCACCGCGCAGGCGGGTATCGACAGGTCTGACCAAGACATCTCGATCTTGTTTGAGGAAGGCAACTACCTGTCTTTCTCATATGCGAATGTCAGCCCGACGATCGAAGGTGTCGGCGCCGGCGTTTTCCCGATCAGCCAATCAGCTGTCGATTTCTCGATGTTCTCGCTTGGGTACAAAACCCAGCTGAGCGACAACCTGAGCCTCGCGCTGATTTGGGACCAACCCTATGGCGCAAGCATCGAATATATTGATGCACCTCTTGCACCCGGCATGGCTGAAGTCAAAAGCTCTGCCCTGACAGGTATTCTGCGCTATGAAATGGGCAACGGGTTCTCGGTTCACGGTGGTGTGCGCGCCCAGAAAGTCTCGGGCGAAATCATTTCAAGCCTTGGCGCCCTGAGTGCCGAAAGTGGCAATGAATGGGGTGGTCTGGTTGGTGTGGCTTATGAAAAGCCAGAAATCGCATTGCGGGTCGCCCTGACCTATTTCACTTCGGTTGACCACACACTGACTGGTTTCCGCGCCACACCGTTTGGTGTGGACGCCGTGACCGGTTCCGTGACCATGCCAGAAGCCTTCAACCTTGATTTCCAGACAGGTATTGCCGAAAACACGCTTGTTTTCGGTTCGATCCGCCATGCAAAATGGGATGGTATCTCACTTGATACAACTGGCCCGGCCTTTGGCGACGCCAACTGGGTAAACTTTGTCGAAGACATCACCTCGTACGAGCTGGGCATCGGTCGCCGCCTGAACGACAACTGGTCTGTTTCGCTTTCGCTGGGATATGAAGGTGGGGCCGACACCGGAACGACGTTCCTGGCCCCGGCTGGCGCTTCGAAATCTATTGCCGTTGGAGCGAAATACACCCAAGGCAACTATGATATCTCGGCTGGTGTTCAGTACACCAAGTTTGACAGCAAAACCGTTACATCGGGTGGTCTGCCCGTTGTATATGACGGCGGCAGCGCCGTCGCCATCGGCGTGAAAATGGGCCTGCGCTTCTAAGCAACCTGTTGAGCTATGAAACACTGAATGCCCCGTGCCCACAGCGCGGGGCGTTTTTCATTTTCTCTTTCCGTCCCAACCTGATGCGAACCATTTGACCCGCCCGGCTTCGCCCCTTACCAAGGTGCAAAATGGTGGACGCAAGATGCTGTATCAAAACGCACAAGAATGGTTGAACGCCCCGCACAAACGGGTGCTGTTCTTTGGAATGTCCGGGTTGGGCAAGACCTATCTTTCGACCATGCTGCGCGAACAGGGTGATTGGTTTCACTATTCCATAGATTACCGGATCGGCACCCGGTACATGGACGAGTTCATCACCGACAATCTGAAAATCGAGGCGATGAAGGTTCCGTTCTTGCGCGAACTTTTGCTGTCGGATTCGATCCGCATTGCCCCAAAGATCCGGTTCGATCACCTGACCCCCGTTGCGACCTATCTAGGAAAACCAGGCGCACCCGCCAAGGGCGGTGTGCCGATCGAAGAATATCGCAGACGGCAAGATCAGTTCCGAACTGCCGAGATCGCTGCCTTGATGGACACAGGTCATTTCATTGACCGTGCCGAGAACATCTATGGCTATCCTCATTTCATTTGCGACAGCGGCGGCTCCATTTGCGAATGGATTGACCCGGCCTTGTGTGAAAACGATCCATTGATTGCCGAACTCAGCCAGCACTGCCTTCTGGTCTGGCTTCGGGGTGACGAGGCTCATACCCAACGATTGGTCGAACGCTTTGACCGCGCTCCAAAACCGATGGCCTATCAACCGGAATTTCTGGCACGAGTGTGGGAAGATTACTTGTTGAAAAACAGCCTTAAAGCCGATGATGTTGAACCGGATGACTTTATCCGCTGGACCTATGCACAGGCGTTGGCACATCGCCAACCGCTTTATGAACATATGGCGCGCTATGGTGTGTCGCTCTGCGCCCATGAAGTTGCCGCGATTAAAACACCGGATGAT
This DNA window, taken from Aliiroseovarius sp. F47248L, encodes the following:
- a CDS encoding ATPase; translated protein: MLYQNAQEWLNAPHKRVLFFGMSGLGKTYLSTMLREQGDWFHYSIDYRIGTRYMDEFITDNLKIEAMKVPFLRELLLSDSIRIAPKIRFDHLTPVATYLGKPGAPAKGGVPIEEYRRRQDQFRTAEIAALMDTGHFIDRAENIYGYPHFICDSGGSICEWIDPALCENDPLIAELSQHCLLVWLRGDEAHTQRLVERFDRAPKPMAYQPEFLARVWEDYLLKNSLKADDVEPDDFIRWTYAQALAHRQPLYEHMARYGVSLCAHEVAAIKTPDDFTAMIATAIDAA